A single window of Periophthalmus magnuspinnatus isolate fPerMag1 chromosome 22, fPerMag1.2.pri, whole genome shotgun sequence DNA harbors:
- the synj2bp gene encoding synaptojanin-2-binding protein, translating into MNGSLHSSSKVLDIKLKRGPSGLGFNIVGGVDQQYVVNDTGIYVSKIKEDGSAAEDGRLQEGDKILAINGVNLENQTHREVVDLFRTAGNDVHLKVLKRSSRHMNGPFGSQPDHDSSLSAWGLIALFTAGVAVAAIIYFRGRGYLTDGKWKKR; encoded by the exons ATGAACGGGTCTTTGCACTCTTCTTCTAAAGTTCTGGATATTAAACTAAAAAGAGGACCGTCAG gttTGGGCTTCAATATCGTCGGGGGCGTGGACCAGCAGTACGTGGTGAACGACACTGGTATTTATGTGTCTAAAATAAAGGAAGATGGATCCGCAGCTGAGGACGGGAGGCTTCAGGAAGGAGATAAAATCCTGGCG ATAAACGGAGTAAaccttgaaaatcaaacacacagagaagtTGTGGATCTGTTTAGAACGGCAGGAAATGACGTACACCTGAAAGTGCTCAAAAGG TCTTCTCGTCACATGAATGGACCTTTTGGCTCACAGCCGGATCACGACTCCTCTCTGTCGGCCTGGGGACTAATAGCTCTGTTCACGGCGGGTGTTGCTGTTGCTGCTATTATTTACTTTCGAGGCAG AGGTTACTTAACTGATGGGAAGTGGAAAAAACGATGA